From the genome of Ictalurus punctatus breed USDA103 chromosome 28, Coco_2.0, whole genome shotgun sequence, one region includes:
- the gng10 gene encoding guanine nucleotide-binding protein G(I)/G(S)/G(O) subunit gamma-10: MSSSNVSLTDMRRNVEQLKLQAGVERIKVSQAAAELQQYCLQNASKDALLVGVPTGSNPFREPRSCSVF; the protein is encoded by the exons ATGTCTTCTTCTAACGTGAGCCTGACGGACATGAGGAGGAATGTGGAGCAGCTGAAACTGCAAGCTGGTGTAGAGAGAATAAAG GTGTCTCAGGCCGCAGCAGAGCTACAGCAGTACTGCCTACAGAATGCCTCCAAAGATGCCCTCCTGGTCGGGGTGCCAACAGGCAGCAACCCTTTCCGAGAACCACGTTCATGTTCCGTCTTTTAA